In the genome of Synergistes jonesii, one region contains:
- the metF gene encoding methylenetetrahydrofolate reductase [NAD(P)H] codes for MKNFFKLDKPTLSFEIFPPKGKGDLSKIFDTVDALASLDPDLISVTYGAGGTSRENTAEIASRIQNDYAIPALAHLTCIGSTREEMRATLGRLRDMGIKNILAMRGDIDGEGTKDFAHASDLIRFINENYKFNIFAACYPEKHIEAYSMEEDLAHLSDKCRFGVDVLISQLFFDNAYFYKFRDSVRKLGISAPIEAGIMPVTSPSQISRMVTMCGASMPPAVQKIVRAYGHNSMAMREAGIAYATNQIIDLLAEGVDGIHLYTMNLPEIAKRICENIRGVLYSLRVKRG; via the coding sequence ATGAAAAATTTTTTCAAGCTTGACAAGCCCACCCTTTCATTTGAAATTTTCCCGCCGAAGGGCAAGGGGGACCTCTCGAAGATATTCGACACGGTCGACGCTCTCGCGAGCCTCGATCCGGACCTTATAAGCGTGACCTACGGCGCCGGCGGCACGAGCCGTGAGAACACCGCGGAGATAGCGTCTCGGATACAGAACGACTACGCGATACCGGCGCTCGCGCACCTCACCTGCATAGGCAGCACGCGCGAAGAAATGCGCGCGACTCTCGGCAGGCTGCGCGATATGGGGATAAAGAACATCTTGGCGATGCGCGGCGACATCGACGGAGAGGGAACTAAGGATTTCGCCCACGCGAGCGACCTTATCAGATTCATAAACGAAAATTATAAATTCAACATCTTCGCCGCCTGCTATCCGGAGAAGCACATAGAGGCCTATTCGATGGAGGAGGACTTGGCGCATTTGAGTGATAAGTGCCGTTTCGGCGTCGACGTGCTGATCAGCCAGCTCTTCTTCGACAACGCCTACTTTTATAAATTCCGCGACAGCGTGAGGAAGCTCGGCATAAGCGCGCCGATAGAGGCCGGCATAATGCCTGTGACCTCGCCGTCGCAGATAAGCCGCATGGTGACGATGTGCGGCGCTTCGATGCCTCCTGCCGTGCAGAAGATAGTCCGCGCCTACGGACACAACAGCATGGCGATGCGCGAGGCGGGCATAGCCTACGCTACGAACCAGATAATCGACCTGCTAGCCGAGGGCGTCGACGGGATACACCTCTACACTATGAATCTTCCGGAGATAGCGAAGCGCATCTGCGAAAACATCCGCGGAGTGCTCTACTCGCTGCGCGTGAAGCGCGGATAG
- the yqeB gene encoding selenium-dependent molybdenum cofactor biosynthesis protein YqeB, whose amino-acid sequence MKNAGTVIVRGGGDLATGIIYRLWRVGFSVLVLETERPLVVRRTVSAASAVFDGSIKIEGMEAVLIDSAEAFDASSEKIQVLIDPEGGAIKKIRPRVLVDAVMAKKNLGTTKDMAPLVIAIGPGFSAPEDVHAVIETKRGHSLGRVITSGSAIPNTGVPGVIKGYGIERLLRAPANGYLSPARKIGDEVSCGETVAYVDRIPVRAGVGGVLRGLIHPSVYLTKGLKIGDVDPRGDPSHCFSITDKALAVAGGVLEVIMRGMD is encoded by the coding sequence ATGAAAAATGCCGGGACTGTCATCGTAAGAGGCGGAGGAGACCTCGCAACAGGAATAATCTACAGGCTCTGGAGGGTCGGTTTTTCGGTGCTTGTCCTGGAGACGGAGCGGCCGCTGGTCGTCCGCAGGACCGTCTCCGCGGCGTCGGCCGTCTTTGACGGCTCGATAAAGATAGAGGGCATGGAGGCCGTGCTGATCGATTCGGCGGAGGCCTTCGACGCCTCTTCCGAAAAGATTCAGGTATTGATCGACCCGGAAGGCGGAGCCATTAAAAAAATCAGGCCGCGCGTCCTCGTGGATGCGGTCATGGCGAAGAAAAACCTGGGCACGACGAAGGATATGGCGCCGCTCGTCATAGCGATCGGGCCAGGCTTTTCCGCGCCGGAAGACGTACACGCCGTTATTGAAACGAAGCGCGGGCATTCGCTGGGGCGCGTCATAACCAGCGGCAGCGCGATACCGAACACCGGTGTGCCCGGAGTGATAAAGGGCTACGGTATAGAGAGGCTGCTGCGCGCGCCGGCCAACGGCTATCTGTCGCCGGCGCGCAAAATCGGCGACGAGGTCTCCTGCGGAGAAACAGTCGCCTACGTGGACAGGATACCTGTCCGCGCCGGGGTCGGCGGCGTTTTGAGAGGGCTGATTCATCCGAGCGTTTATCTGACGAAGGGACTGAAGATAGGCGACGTCGACCCGCGCGGAGATCCGTCGCACTGTTTCAGCATCACGGACAAGGCGCTGGCAGTCGCGGGCGGCGTCCTCGAAGTGATAATGCGCGGCATGGACTGA
- a CDS encoding adenosylcobinamide-GDP ribazoletransferase has product MDGCREKFKEFSDTLNAEIRDKGFKLDFAARFVVVWTLLSRIPLPKGWWPRKAPAGNRALAFAPLAGGLMGIINGFVVTAAFYLGAGTLASAWAAAAVYFLAGWCLHLDGWGDLWDGIGSGRSGNALREVMKDSRLGSFGGASLVIAFGLWTSLLSSVAPEARFAACVTSAAAARFAEDCAAFLGEYPWEAGMGKGWVDTFSPYDLFTSALCLVPFLIFSIFHFALCAALSALSGFAFARWMNGRLGGVNGDVMGAAAVAAEIISMAVWAVW; this is encoded by the coding sequence ATGGACGGCTGCCGTGAAAAATTCAAAGAATTTTCCGATACGCTGAACGCGGAGATTCGCGACAAGGGCTTCAAGCTCGACTTCGCCGCGCGCTTCGTAGTCGTGTGGACGCTCCTTTCGCGGATACCGCTGCCGAAGGGGTGGTGGCCGCGGAAGGCGCCTGCCGGCAACAGGGCTCTGGCTTTCGCGCCGCTCGCCGGCGGCCTGATGGGAATCATAAACGGGTTCGTCGTTACCGCGGCCTTTTATCTCGGCGCGGGGACACTCGCTTCCGCGTGGGCGGCCGCGGCCGTATATTTCCTCGCCGGCTGGTGCCTGCACTTAGACGGCTGGGGCGACCTTTGGGACGGCATAGGCTCCGGGCGCAGCGGGAACGCGCTGCGCGAGGTGATGAAGGACAGCAGGCTCGGCTCCTTCGGCGGCGCCTCGCTCGTGATAGCGTTCGGGCTGTGGACGTCGCTCCTTTCCTCCGTCGCGCCCGAGGCGCGCTTCGCGGCCTGCGTGACGTCGGCGGCGGCGGCGCGCTTTGCCGAGGACTGCGCCGCGTTCCTCGGCGAATATCCGTGGGAAGCCGGCATGGGAAAGGGCTGGGTCGATACCTTTTCGCCCTACGACCTCTTCACTTCGGCGCTCTGCCTCGTCCCCTTCCTTATCTTTTCGATATTTCACTTCGCGCTCTGCGCGGCGCTCTCGGCTCTTTCCGGATTTGCGTTCGCGCGCTGGATGAACGGGCGCCTCGGCGGCGTGAACGGCGACGTGATGGGCGCCGCGGCGGTCGCCGCGGAAATTATTTCGATGGCGGTGTGGGCGGTATGGTAA
- a CDS encoding homocysteine S-methyltransferase family protein, producing MELGKILIFDGAMGTMLQKRGLGRGVVPETLNAAAPRAIEDIHREYLDAGADVILANSFGANRFKAEKAGMEVSVMVESAVKIAKRAIGGRGGKYAALDIGPCGRVLSPAGDLGFEEAVGVFAEIVRAGDAAGADFILFETFTDLYELKAALIAAKENSRLPVFATMSFEESGKTFFGASAESMVMTLEALGVSALGVNCSLGPAQLGPVVERIVGAASVPVLVQPNAGLPVMEEGAARYDVTPEEFARRVKGFVRMGVRFVGGCCGTTPEYIRLLKKELSGMEAAEIKNRPRGGICSPSKQLYFDRTTVIGERINPTGKKNLQAALRAHDIDYVVREALREEEQGADVLDVNVGLPDVDEPALLAEAITRIQASTPLPLQLDSSFPGALARAARIYNGKPLLNSVNGKKESLEAVLPIAKKYGCALLGLTLDEKGVPRTAEERLAIAERIVAAAEAAGIRRCDILIDCLMMTVGVQPDQAREALRAISLVKKELGVKTALGVSNVSFGLPNRPLINRTMLAMALAAGLDAPIMNPGDAGMTETAAAARLLLAQAGAADSYVAKFGGKPAEPTPAEEEAPAVQSAILRGLKSDAAKAARELLSSREPLEIVEKEIIPALDRVGKEYESGDIFISQLIQSAEAAKAAFDVLREKMEERGAGGLKGKKVILATVHGDIHDIGKNIVKVILENYNFDVTDLGKDVPARAVSDAVAETGARIVGLSALMTTTVASMKETIELLRREHPDVKVIVGGAVLTEKLARRVGADRYAKDAMETVKHAGEL from the coding sequence ATGGAACTGGGCAAGATACTGATATTCGACGGTGCGATGGGCACGATGCTGCAGAAGCGCGGGCTCGGCCGCGGCGTCGTGCCGGAGACGCTCAACGCCGCCGCGCCTCGCGCGATAGAGGATATCCACCGCGAATATCTGGACGCCGGAGCCGACGTGATACTCGCGAACAGCTTCGGCGCGAACCGCTTCAAAGCCGAGAAGGCCGGCATGGAAGTCTCCGTCATGGTCGAATCCGCGGTGAAAATAGCGAAGCGCGCGATAGGCGGGCGCGGCGGAAAGTATGCGGCGCTCGACATAGGCCCCTGCGGGCGCGTGCTTTCGCCGGCCGGCGATCTGGGATTCGAAGAGGCGGTGGGAGTCTTCGCCGAGATCGTCCGCGCCGGAGACGCGGCGGGCGCCGACTTCATACTCTTCGAGACCTTCACCGACCTTTACGAGCTGAAGGCCGCGCTTATCGCGGCGAAAGAGAATTCCAGGCTGCCGGTGTTTGCGACGATGAGCTTCGAGGAAAGCGGCAAAACCTTCTTCGGCGCCTCCGCCGAGTCTATGGTGATGACGCTTGAGGCGCTCGGAGTATCCGCGCTCGGCGTGAACTGCTCGCTCGGCCCCGCACAGCTCGGGCCGGTAGTGGAGAGAATCGTCGGCGCGGCCTCCGTGCCGGTCCTCGTCCAGCCTAACGCCGGGCTGCCGGTGATGGAGGAGGGGGCGGCGCGCTACGACGTGACGCCGGAGGAATTCGCGCGACGCGTGAAGGGATTCGTGCGCATGGGCGTGCGCTTCGTCGGCGGCTGTTGCGGCACTACGCCGGAATACATAAGGCTTTTGAAAAAGGAATTGAGCGGGATGGAAGCGGCGGAGATAAAAAACCGGCCGCGCGGCGGCATATGCTCGCCGTCGAAGCAGCTCTACTTTGACCGAACGACCGTGATAGGCGAGAGGATAAACCCGACCGGCAAAAAAAACCTTCAAGCTGCGCTGCGCGCGCACGACATAGACTACGTCGTGCGCGAGGCGCTGCGCGAAGAGGAGCAGGGAGCCGACGTCCTCGACGTCAACGTCGGGCTGCCGGACGTTGACGAGCCGGCGCTGCTGGCGGAAGCCATAACAAGGATACAGGCTTCGACTCCTCTGCCGCTGCAGCTCGATTCCTCGTTTCCCGGGGCTCTCGCGCGCGCCGCGAGGATATACAACGGCAAGCCTCTGCTGAACTCGGTCAACGGCAAAAAAGAATCGCTCGAGGCGGTGCTGCCGATCGCTAAGAAATACGGCTGCGCGCTGCTCGGACTGACTCTCGACGAAAAGGGGGTGCCGCGCACCGCCGAGGAGCGCCTGGCGATCGCGGAGCGCATAGTCGCCGCGGCCGAAGCGGCGGGGATCCGCAGATGCGACATACTGATCGACTGTCTGATGATGACGGTCGGCGTGCAGCCCGACCAGGCGCGTGAGGCGCTGCGCGCGATCTCTTTAGTGAAAAAGGAGCTCGGCGTCAAAACGGCGCTCGGCGTCAGCAACGTTTCCTTCGGCTTGCCGAACCGCCCGCTTATAAACAGGACGATGCTCGCGATGGCCCTCGCGGCCGGGCTCGACGCGCCGATAATGAACCCGGGCGACGCCGGCATGACGGAGACCGCCGCGGCGGCGCGGCTGCTTTTGGCGCAGGCGGGCGCCGCCGACTCGTACGTCGCGAAATTCGGCGGCAAGCCAGCCGAGCCTACGCCCGCCGAAGAGGAAGCGCCGGCGGTGCAAAGCGCGATACTCCGCGGATTGAAAAGCGACGCGGCCAAAGCGGCGAGGGAACTGCTTTCGTCGCGCGAGCCGCTTGAGATCGTCGAAAAAGAGATAATCCCGGCGCTCGACAGGGTCGGAAAAGAGTACGAGAGCGGCGACATATTCATCTCCCAGCTGATACAATCGGCCGAGGCGGCGAAGGCGGCCTTCGACGTGCTGCGCGAAAAAATGGAAGAGCGCGGCGCGGGCGGGCTGAAGGGCAAAAAAGTGATACTCGCGACGGTCCACGGCGACATACACGACATAGGCAAGAATATCGTCAAGGTCATACTCGAAAATTACAACTTCGACGTGACGGACTTGGGCAAGGACGTGCCGGCGCGCGCCGTTTCCGACGCCGTGGCGGAGACCGGCGCGAGAATCGTCGGGCTTTCGGCTCTGATGACGACAACGGTCGCCAGCATGAAGGAGACCATAGAGCTCCTTCGCCGCGAGCACCCGGACGTGAAGGTCATAGTCGGCGGCGCGGTGCTCACAGAAAAGCTCGCGCGCCGCGTCGGCGCGGACCGCTACGCTAAAGACGCGATGGAGACCGTGAAGCACGCCGGAGAGCTTTGA
- a CDS encoding Cof-type HAD-IIB family hydrolase: MVKARLIALDMDGTMLDGEGRLTARIKEAFRAAQLCGIKIVAATGRMYPSAMIHLREAGIKSASIFYNGALIRDTADGRTIYERRLGEGLTAEILNFFRKHGWYVQVYSDDRLIVVDDGDERCRYYENICGQKAVAYGEKFWESGLDSSKLLGISFDGAEFRKICEEVRGAFGERIYQATSWGSFVEIVHPAVNKAKALARVCDYYGIPREETIAIGDSGNDVEMIKWAGIGVAMGNSKDGVKAVADVIAPPNTEEGAARIIEKAVAAAL; this comes from the coding sequence ATGGTAAAAGCCAGGCTGATAGCTCTCGACATGGACGGCACGATGCTGGACGGCGAAGGGCGCCTCACGGCGCGAATCAAGGAGGCCTTCCGCGCCGCCCAACTGTGCGGCATCAAAATAGTAGCGGCGACGGGGCGAATGTACCCTTCGGCGATGATACATCTGCGCGAAGCCGGCATAAAGAGCGCGTCGATCTTTTACAACGGCGCCCTGATACGGGACACGGCGGACGGGCGCACGATCTACGAAAGGCGCCTCGGCGAGGGGCTGACCGCCGAGATACTGAACTTTTTCAGGAAACACGGCTGGTACGTTCAGGTCTATTCGGACGACAGGCTCATCGTCGTAGACGACGGCGACGAACGATGCCGATATTACGAAAACATATGCGGGCAGAAGGCCGTCGCCTACGGCGAAAAGTTCTGGGAGAGCGGCCTCGACTCCTCGAAGCTGCTCGGCATATCCTTCGACGGCGCGGAGTTCCGGAAGATATGCGAAGAGGTCCGCGGCGCGTTCGGCGAAAGGATATATCAGGCTACGTCGTGGGGCTCCTTCGTCGAGATAGTCCACCCCGCGGTGAACAAGGCTAAGGCCTTAGCGCGGGTCTGCGATTACTACGGCATCCCACGCGAAGAGACTATCGCGATAGGCGACAGCGGAAACGACGTCGAAATGATAAAATGGGCCGGCATAGGCGTCGCTATGGGCAACTCAAAGGACGGGGTCAAGGCCGTCGCGGACGTCATAGCCCCGCCGAACACGGAGGAGGGCGCCGCTCGGATAATAGAAAAGGCCGTAGCCGCCGCGCTTTAA
- a CDS encoding DNA-3-methyladenine glycosylase family protein — MAFSVREEEIIYLKKRDKRLAWAIEAMGAPPERESEPDVFAALVHSIVGQQISSAAQRSILARLEKGLGGISPRSVLSAGADALRGCGLSLRKAEYITELAERAARGEFGDARFSSMDDDAVIAELRALRGVGLWTAEMLLIFSLGRRDVVSFGDFGIRRGMRMLYRHKEITKELFAKYKKRYSPCGTAASLFLWQIAGGTIAELTDPAKK, encoded by the coding sequence ATGGCTTTTTCTGTTCGTGAAGAAGAAATAATTTATCTTAAGAAGAGGGACAAAAGGCTCGCCTGGGCGATCGAAGCGATGGGGGCCCCGCCGGAGCGGGAGAGCGAACCGGATGTATTTGCGGCTCTCGTTCACAGCATCGTCGGGCAGCAGATATCTTCGGCGGCGCAGCGCTCGATACTCGCTCGGCTGGAGAAGGGGCTCGGGGGGATTTCTCCACGGAGCGTGCTCTCGGCGGGGGCCGACGCGCTCCGCGGCTGCGGGCTGTCGCTCAGGAAGGCCGAATATATAACGGAGCTCGCGGAAAGGGCGGCTCGCGGGGAGTTCGGCGACGCACGTTTTTCTTCTATGGACGACGACGCGGTGATCGCAGAGCTCCGCGCTTTGCGCGGCGTCGGCCTCTGGACGGCGGAGATGCTTTTGATTTTCTCGCTCGGGCGGCGCGACGTAGTCAGCTTCGGCGACTTCGGCATACGCCGCGGCATGAGGATGCTCTACCGTCACAAGGAGATAACGAAGGAATTGTTCGCGAAGTACAAAAAGCGCTACTCGCCTTGCGGCACCGCGGCGAGCCTCTTTCTCTGGCAGATAGCCGGAGGCACGATAGCGGAGCTGACGGACCCGGCGAAAAAATAA
- a CDS encoding Lrp/AsnC family transcriptional regulator yields MCKIYNLDSTDKKILIELARNGRSTYKEIGDLVGMTRPAVRERILRMEEAGVITGYRAEVNSDALGRALHVMINFKFNTDRKYEKKPNDVLIPVLRACPDVLRFWEIYGELDFLIEAAFSSKDAMHAFLDELRDYGFVRSHLIAMTESAAPVRE; encoded by the coding sequence GTGTGCAAAATCTATAACCTTGACTCGACGGACAAAAAAATACTTATCGAGCTTGCGCGCAACGGGCGCAGCACTTACAAGGAGATCGGCGACCTCGTCGGCATGACGCGCCCCGCGGTGCGCGAGCGCATACTGCGCATGGAGGAGGCCGGCGTTATAACCGGCTACAGGGCCGAGGTGAACAGCGACGCGCTCGGCCGCGCGCTGCACGTTATGATAAATTTCAAATTCAACACCGACAGGAAGTATGAGAAGAAGCCGAACGACGTTTTGATTCCGGTTCTGCGCGCCTGCCCGGACGTGCTGCGCTTCTGGGAGATATACGGGGAGCTCGACTTTTTGATAGAGGCCGCCTTCTCGTCGAAGGACGCGATGCACGCCTTCCTCGACGAGCTGCGCGATTACGGCTTCGTGCGCTCCCACCTCATCGCGATGACGGAGAGCGCGGCGCCGGTGCGCGAGTGA
- a CDS encoding oxidoreductase, whose translation MQRIGLFTPIKIKTMELANRVIMSPMFTNSAAPGGFVSKNTIKHYVDRARSGVGLIMTEHTSVSSYYIHPGLRLQISSDDHIEGFKKLIAAVHSEGCKIGLQIAHSIYGVGKKPHELTNEECYGIIGDFVAGARRAYEAGFDTIELHYAHTYTMADFISRRTNLRTDEFGGDIYGRMFMHLEILKRVREIVAPDYPLFARISAEEFVLGGNTIVQSRIFAEELVKNGVDCMDVSAGVRFDDAPVKGYSDQRGKPTIEYPDGPNVYLAEEIKKVVDVPVVTVGKLGNPEFADDVIAEGRADMVALARPLIADPMWVRKVKDHRFDRITECLYCTECLYERHDPSAYIHCMRYTCQNACPANVEVPLYLDFARRGMYREAYKVIQNENPLVLTCGRVCNHLCESMCNRVKIDEPIAIRGIKRFITDWILEHDGKFPMPEMEAPNGKRVAVVGSGPSGLSCAFYLKKKGYEVTVFEALEVIGGMLAVGLPEYRLPRDKFAKEIALFEEMGIEFVTGKRIGKDLSVKELRRMGYMAVYLAVGDHNDRKLGVAGEGSEGVMSGVSFLRSLKTGAAPDFNGKEIIVVGGGNVSMDCARSAIRLGAAKVSLFCLEKEKEMPAHADEVREGCEEGLLVFNGWGPLEIIAEEGRVCGVKFKKCTAVFDSSGRFNPVYDEGSQMKVGADYVICAIGQALSREVVAGSEELIEIRGNVIEAAYFGGTGTPWIFAGGDCTTGPDSVVGGVNRGKEAASSIDRYLGGDGQVISKKYIKRELSKPVDETPSKRQAMPTLSPKERKSCFRETECGFSEGQIAKEAGRCLRCDVLKVSRL comes from the coding sequence TTCACGCCTATAAAAATCAAAACGATGGAGCTGGCGAACAGGGTGATAATGTCGCCGATGTTCACGAATTCGGCCGCTCCCGGGGGCTTCGTCTCTAAAAACACCATCAAACATTACGTAGACAGGGCGCGCTCCGGCGTCGGCCTTATTATGACGGAGCACACGAGCGTCAGCTCCTATTATATCCACCCGGGGCTTCGCCTTCAGATAAGCAGCGACGATCACATCGAAGGCTTTAAGAAGCTCATCGCGGCGGTGCATAGCGAGGGCTGTAAAATCGGTCTGCAGATCGCGCATTCGATATACGGCGTCGGAAAAAAGCCGCACGAGTTGACGAACGAAGAATGCTACGGCATTATCGGCGACTTTGTCGCCGGCGCGCGCCGCGCCTACGAAGCGGGGTTTGATACTATAGAGCTTCACTACGCTCATACGTACACGATGGCCGACTTTATTTCGCGCCGTACCAACCTACGCACCGATGAATTCGGCGGCGACATATACGGGCGCATGTTCATGCACCTTGAAATATTGAAAAGGGTGCGCGAGATCGTCGCCCCCGATTATCCGCTTTTCGCGCGCATAAGCGCCGAGGAATTCGTCCTCGGCGGCAATACGATCGTTCAAAGCCGCATCTTTGCTGAAGAGCTCGTCAAGAACGGTGTAGACTGCATGGACGTATCGGCCGGCGTGCGTTTCGACGACGCCCCAGTCAAAGGCTACTCGGATCAGCGCGGCAAGCCGACGATTGAATATCCGGACGGGCCGAACGTCTATCTTGCCGAAGAAATCAAAAAAGTCGTCGACGTTCCCGTCGTTACCGTCGGAAAGCTCGGCAACCCGGAATTCGCCGACGACGTCATTGCCGAAGGACGCGCCGACATGGTCGCGCTCGCGCGCCCGCTTATCGCCGACCCGATGTGGGTGCGCAAGGTCAAGGACCATCGTTTCGACAGGATAACGGAATGCCTCTACTGCACAGAGTGCCTTTACGAGCGCCACGATCCTTCGGCTTATATCCATTGTATGCGCTATACCTGCCAGAACGCCTGCCCGGCGAACGTCGAAGTTCCTCTGTATCTTGATTTCGCGCGCCGCGGTATGTACCGCGAAGCGTACAAAGTCATACAGAACGAGAACCCGCTCGTCCTCACCTGCGGCCGCGTATGCAACCACCTCTGTGAAAGTATGTGCAACCGTGTTAAAATAGACGAACCGATAGCTATACGCGGCATTAAGCGCTTTATCACGGACTGGATACTTGAGCACGACGGAAAGTTCCCGATGCCCGAGATGGAAGCGCCCAATGGTAAGCGCGTCGCGGTAGTCGGCTCGGGGCCGTCGGGACTCTCATGCGCCTTCTATCTGAAGAAGAAGGGCTATGAAGTTACGGTTTTCGAGGCTCTGGAGGTAATAGGGGGGATGCTTGCGGTCGGGCTTCCTGAATATCGCCTGCCGCGCGACAAGTTCGCAAAGGAGATCGCCCTTTTCGAAGAGATGGGCATAGAATTTGTCACGGGCAAGAGGATAGGGAAAGATCTGAGCGTAAAAGAGCTCCGCAGGATGGGCTACATGGCGGTCTATCTCGCCGTCGGCGACCACAACGACAGAAAGCTCGGCGTAGCGGGCGAAGGTTCCGAGGGCGTGATGTCTGGAGTTTCCTTCCTGCGCTCGTTGAAGACCGGGGCGGCCCCCGATTTCAACGGCAAAGAGATAATCGTCGTTGGCGGAGGGAACGTCTCGATGGACTGCGCAAGAAGCGCGATACGCCTCGGCGCCGCGAAGGTCTCGCTTTTCTGCCTTGAAAAGGAAAAAGAGATGCCGGCGCACGCTGACGAAGTGAGAGAGGGTTGTGAAGAGGGGCTTCTCGTCTTCAACGGCTGGGGGCCGCTGGAGATTATAGCAGAAGAGGGGCGCGTTTGCGGAGTTAAGTTCAAGAAATGCACCGCGGTCTTTGATTCGTCAGGACGCTTCAACCCCGTATATGATGAGGGCTCCCAGATGAAGGTGGGCGCGGATTACGTTATCTGCGCGATAGGACAGGCGCTCAGCCGCGAGGTCGTGGCCGGCAGCGAAGAGCTTATCGAGATTCGCGGCAACGTGATCGAAGCGGCTTACTTCGGCGGCACGGGTACGCCGTGGATATTTGCCGGCGGAGACTGCACCACCGGGCCGGATTCCGTGGTAGGCGGAGTGAACAGAGGAAAGGAAGCGGCGTCGTCGATCGACCGCTATCTCGGAGGGGATGGACAGGTGATCTCTAAGAAATATATCAAGAGGGAGCTGAGCAAGCCCGTCGACGAAACGCCGTCGAAGCGTCAGGCGATGCCTACGCTCTCCCCGAAAGAGAGGAAGTCCTGTTTCCGTGAAACTGAATGCGGCTTCAGCGAAGGACAAATAGCGAAAGAAGCCGGGCGCTGTCTGCGCTGCGACGTTTTGAAGGTCAGCAGGCTGTAG
- a CDS encoding DUF6485 family protein encodes MEEKYRNITQACDNKKFCTCVDHTCGFNPANSALGCTPCVAKCLAASEIPSCFFRRQEPDMDRKQDYTFEGFANFTLKHKKQG; translated from the coding sequence ATGGAAGAAAAGTACAGAAACATCACTCAGGCATGCGACAACAAGAAGTTCTGCACCTGCGTCGATCATACATGCGGATTCAACCCTGCGAACAGCGCGCTGGGATGCACCCCCTGCGTCGCGAAATGCCTCGCGGCAAGCGAAATTCCTTCCTGCTTCTTCCGCAGGCAGGAGCCCGACATGGACAGGAAACAGGATTACACCTTCGAAGGCTTCGCGAATTTCACTCTTAAGCATAAGAAACAGGGTTAG
- the cobU gene encoding bifunctional adenosylcobinamide kinase/adenosylcobinamide-phosphate guanylyltransferase has protein sequence MKDITLILGGARSGKSAFAEKIALAYQGRVTYFATADCRDEEMKKRIEMHRSRRPKEWGLWEGDPRELPRAAAETRGLMLLDCLTMWLTRLFLAYPEAEGKDEGAWFEREAEIAALVRALCESVSEGSSLVIVSNEVGFGLVPPYLMGRRFRDLQGRMNQLCAGYAKNAALVVAGCPLWLKGGSSLPEEDENHGRLP, from the coding sequence ATGAAGGATATAACTCTCATACTTGGCGGCGCAAGAAGCGGCAAGAGCGCGTTCGCGGAAAAGATAGCCCTTGCGTATCAGGGCAGGGTGACTTACTTCGCCACCGCCGACTGCAGGGACGAAGAGATGAAAAAGCGCATCGAGATGCACAGGAGCCGCAGGCCTAAGGAGTGGGGACTGTGGGAGGGAGACCCGCGCGAACTGCCCCGGGCCGCCGCCGAAACGCGCGGACTGATGCTCCTCGACTGCCTCACGATGTGGCTGACGCGCCTCTTCCTGGCGTATCCCGAAGCCGAGGGGAAGGACGAAGGCGCGTGGTTCGAGCGCGAAGCGGAGATAGCGGCGCTCGTACGCGCGCTATGTGAAAGCGTTTCGGAGGGTTCGAGCCTCGTCATCGTAAGCAACGAGGTCGGCTTCGGACTAGTGCCCCCCTATCTGATGGGGCGGCGCTTCCGCGACCTTCAGGGGCGCATGAACCAGCTTTGCGCCGGATACGCGAAGAACGCCGCCCTCGTCGTCGCCGGCTGCCCTCTGTGGCTGAAGGGCGGCTCATCTCTGCCGGAGGAGGATGAGAATCATGGACGGCTGCCGTGA